The following coding sequences are from one Alosa alosa isolate M-15738 ecotype Scorff River chromosome 3, AALO_Geno_1.1, whole genome shotgun sequence window:
- the slc25a6 gene encoding ADP/ATP translocase 3 produces the protein MADAAVSFAKDFLAGGVAAAISKTAVAPIERVKLLLQVQHASKQIAADQQYKGIMDCVVRIPKEQGFVSFWRGNMANVIRYFPTQALNFAFKDKYKKIFLGGVDKHTQFWRYFAGNLASGGAAGATSLCFVYPLDFARTRLAADVGKAGAGREFSGLGDCLVKISKSDGIKGLYQGFSVSVQGIIIYRAAYFGVYDTAKGMLPDPKNTHIMVSWMIAQSVTAVAGLVSYPFDTVRRRMMMQSGRKGADIMYTGTLDCWRKIARDEGGKAFFKGALSNVLRGMGGAFVLVLYDEIKKYT, from the exons ATGGCTGATGCAGCTGTGTCTTTCGCAAAGGACTTTTTGGCTGGTGGAGTCGCCGCTGCAATCTCTAAAACGGCAGTTGCACCAATTGAGAGAGTGAAATTGCTACTGCAG GTTCAACATGCCAGCAAGCAAATCGCCGCCGACCAGCAGTACAAAGGAATTATGGACTGTGTCGTGCGTATCCCTAAAGAACAAGGCTTTGTGTCTTTCTGGCGCGGTAATATGGCCAATGTCATCCGCTACTTTCCTACACAGGCCCTCAACTTCGCTTTCAAGGATAAGTACAAGAAGATTTTCCTCGGCGgtgtagacaaacacacacaattctggCGTTATTTTGCCGGTAACCTTGCGTCCGGAGGGGCTGCGggagcgacctctctctgtttcGTGTACCCACTCGACTTTGCCCGTACCCGCTTGGCTGCCGATGTGGGCAAGGCCGGAGCCGGCAGGGAGTTCAGTGGCCTGGGTGACTGCTTGGTGAAGATATCTAAATCAGACGGGATCAAGGGCCTGTACCAGGGATTCAGCGTTTCCGTGCAGGGCATCATCATTTACAGGGCAGCCTACTTTGGCGTCTATGACACAGCGAAAG GTATGCTTCCAGACCCCAAGAACACTCACATTATGGTTAGCTGGATGATTGCCCAGTCTGTCACTGCGGTCGCTGGTCTTGTCTCCTACCCCTTCGACACGGTCAGGCGTCGTATGATGATGCAGTCAGGACGCAAAGGAG ctGACATTATGTACACTGGGACTCTGGACTGCTGGAGGAAGATCGCCCGCGATGAGGGCGGCAAGGCCTTCTTCAAAGGTGCCCTGTCTAACGTCCTGCGAGGCATGGGTGGTGCATTCGTGCTGGTGCTCTATGACGAGATCAAGAAGTATACTTAA